In a single window of the Streptomyces sp. NBC_00094 genome:
- a CDS encoding ABC transporter substrate-binding protein yields the protein MTGRRLTSLLAYVTTTAAGASLLTGCGVLPGATGGSREHITVMTWAPDQTRATNMPGMPAMAQAYARWVNSQGGIDGHELRVLTCNEQNTPAGAAACARRAVREDAVAVVGSYSQHGGAFLAPLEAAGIPYIGGYGISEDEFNSSLSYPVNGGQASLIAGHGMQLAESCRKVSLVRPDTVDGDRLPDLLNSGLRKASHRSAIDIPAVEDAAEYTEQAGRARDKAGDEDGCVTAVLGERTQTFFDSFRRLPKDDAKGTDKGGSDDRKNDAVRISSVLGSVGQPVIDRTGGAHSPFEGAYVTGWYPEADDKSWDPMRKVIKEHAFADNRVDPADAGVQTTWIAYTVLKAVVESLDSDRISSEKITQALDRGARIDTGGLTPALRWKYEDLLGAPGYPRIVNREVTFQVVREGRLVAQKPGFVDVGETVLSAP from the coding sequence ATGACCGGTAGGCGACTGACCTCACTCCTCGCGTACGTCACGACCACCGCGGCCGGAGCGTCGCTTCTCACCGGGTGCGGCGTGCTCCCTGGGGCCACGGGGGGCTCCAGGGAGCACATCACGGTGATGACGTGGGCTCCCGACCAGACCCGAGCGACCAACATGCCCGGAATGCCTGCAATGGCGCAGGCCTATGCCCGCTGGGTCAACTCCCAGGGCGGCATCGACGGCCACGAACTCCGCGTCCTCACCTGCAACGAACAGAACACCCCCGCGGGCGCCGCCGCCTGCGCCCGCCGGGCGGTCCGCGAGGACGCCGTCGCCGTCGTCGGCTCGTACAGCCAGCACGGCGGCGCCTTCCTCGCCCCGCTCGAAGCCGCCGGCATCCCGTACATCGGCGGCTACGGCATCTCGGAGGACGAGTTCAACAGCTCGCTCTCCTACCCCGTCAACGGCGGCCAGGCCTCCCTCATCGCCGGACACGGCATGCAGCTCGCCGAGTCCTGCCGCAAGGTCTCCCTCGTCCGGCCCGACACCGTCGACGGCGACCGGCTCCCCGACCTCCTCAACTCCGGCCTGCGCAAGGCGAGCCACCGCAGCGCGATCGACATCCCGGCGGTCGAGGACGCCGCCGAGTACACCGAGCAGGCCGGCCGGGCCCGCGACAAGGCGGGCGACGAGGACGGCTGCGTCACCGCCGTCCTCGGCGAGCGCACCCAGACCTTCTTCGACTCCTTCCGGCGCCTCCCGAAGGACGACGCGAAGGGCACGGACAAGGGCGGCTCCGACGACCGCAAGAACGACGCCGTCCGCATCTCCTCGGTCCTCGGCAGCGTCGGCCAACCCGTCATCGACCGCACCGGCGGCGCCCACAGCCCCTTCGAGGGCGCCTACGTCACCGGCTGGTACCCGGAGGCCGACGACAAGAGCTGGGACCCGATGCGCAAGGTCATCAAGGAGCACGCCTTCGCCGACAACCGGGTCGACCCGGCCGACGCGGGCGTCCAGACCACCTGGATCGCCTACACGGTCCTCAAGGCGGTCGTCGAGTCCCTCGACAGCGACCGGATCAGCTCCGAGAAGATCACCCAGGCCCTCGACCGGGGCGCCCGCATCGACACCGGCGGCCTGACGCCCGCCCTGCGCTGGAAGTACGAGGACCTGCTCGGCGCCCCCGGCTACCCCCGGATCGTCAACCGCGAGGTGACCTTCCAGGTGGTCCGCGAGGGGCGGCTCGTGGCGCAGAAGCCCGGCTTCGTCGACGTCGGCGAGACGGTCCTCAGCGCCCCGTGA
- the purU gene encoding formyltetrahydrofolate deformylase, translating to MTDQYVLTLSCPDKQGIVHAVSSYLFITGCNIEDSQQFGDRDTGLFFMRVHFSAEAPVNVEKLRASFTAVGDSFGMDWQINRADQPMRVVLMVSKFGHCLNDLLFRSRIGALPVEIVAVVSNHTDFTELVGSYGIPFRHIPVTKENKAEAEAELLDLVREQNVELVVLARYMQVLSDDLCKQLSGRIINIHHSFLPSFKGAKPYHQAHTRGVKLIGATAHYVTADLDEGPIIEQEVERVGHEVTPDQLVAVGRDVECQALARAVKWHAERRILLNGRRTVVFA from the coding sequence ATGACCGACCAGTACGTCCTCACCCTCTCGTGCCCGGACAAGCAGGGCATCGTGCACGCCGTGTCGAGCTACCTGTTCATCACCGGGTGCAACATCGAGGACAGCCAGCAGTTCGGAGACCGGGACACGGGTCTCTTCTTCATGCGGGTCCACTTCTCGGCCGAGGCCCCGGTGAACGTGGAGAAGCTGCGGGCGAGCTTCACGGCGGTCGGTGACTCCTTCGGGATGGACTGGCAGATCAACCGCGCCGACCAGCCCATGCGGGTCGTGCTCATGGTCTCCAAGTTCGGGCACTGCCTGAACGACCTGCTGTTCCGCTCGCGGATCGGCGCGCTGCCGGTGGAGATCGTCGCCGTCGTCTCCAACCACACCGACTTCACCGAGCTCGTCGGCTCCTACGGCATCCCCTTCCGGCACATCCCGGTGACGAAGGAGAACAAGGCGGAGGCCGAGGCGGAGCTCCTCGACCTGGTCCGCGAGCAGAACGTCGAGCTGGTCGTCCTCGCCCGCTACATGCAGGTCCTCTCCGACGACCTGTGCAAGCAGCTCTCCGGCCGGATCATCAACATCCACCACTCCTTCCTGCCGAGCTTCAAGGGCGCCAAGCCCTACCACCAGGCGCACACGCGCGGTGTGAAGCTGATCGGCGCGACCGCGCACTACGTGACCGCGGACCTCGACGAGGGCCCGATCATCGAGCAGGAGGTCGAGCGCGTCGGCCACGAGGTGACCCCGGACCAGCTGGTCGCCGTGGGCCGCGACGTGGAGTGCCAGGCGCTGGCCCGCGCGGTGAAGTGGCACGCGGAACGCCGCATCCTCCTGAACGGCCGCCGCACGGTCGTCTTCGCGTAG